One window from the genome of Entelurus aequoreus isolate RoL-2023_Sb linkage group LG04, RoL_Eaeq_v1.1, whole genome shotgun sequence encodes:
- the cryba1l1 gene encoding crystallin, beta A1, like 1, which translates to MFRTTRSPMMQPLVNSGMGMAPFFKVTVFEQEHFQGKCLEFTSECVNIQDCGLDNIRSIRVESGAWVGFEHHDFQGQQLILERGEYPHWDSYSGSISYHVERLMSLRPIYCASHQSSRMIIFEKENFMGRSVEVCDDYPSLQAMGWLAPEVGSMHVQCGAFVCYQFPGYRGQQYIMECERHSGDYQHCKNWGSHCQTPQIQSIRRIQH; encoded by the exons ATGTTCAGAACTACAAGGTCCCCAATGATGCAACCCCTGGTCAACTCAGGAATGGGCATGGCACCcttcttcaag GTGACCGTGTTCGAGCAGGAGCATTTTCAGGGTAAGTGCTTGGAGTTCACCTCCGAGTGCGTCAACATCCAAGATTGTGGTTTGGATAACATCCGATCCATCAGGGTGGAGAGCGGCGC CTGGGTTGGTTTCGAGCACCACGACTTCCAAGGCCAGCAGTTGATCCTGGAGAGAGGAGAGTACCCCCACTGGGACTCCTACAGCGGCTCCATCTCCTACCACGTGGAGCGTCTCATGTCACTGCGCCCAATCTACTGCGCT TCTCACCAGAGCAGCCGCATGATCATCTTCGAGAAGGAGAACTTCATGGGCCGCAGCGTGGAGGTCTGTGATGACTACCCCTCTCTGCAGGCCATGGGCTGGTTGGCTCCTGAAGTGGGCTCCATGCACGTGCAGTGTGGCGC CTTTGTGTGCTACCAGTTCCCGGGCTACAGGGGCCAGCAGTACATCATGGAGTGTGAGAGACACAGTGGTGACTACCAGCACTGCAAAAACTGGGGCTCCCACTGCCAGACCCCCCAGATTCAGTCCATCAGGCGCATCCAGCACTGA